From one Solanum stenotomum isolate F172 chromosome 12, ASM1918654v1, whole genome shotgun sequence genomic stretch:
- the LOC125847632 gene encoding uncharacterized protein LOC125847632 isoform X2, which yields MIALRKRAELDSKYLIIFVPSESELQQSLIRLGNTFSELANSYYKEEGRRIKARLERKNFHSAELNIRCCFKAAVYAEFCRDWVEALRLYEDAYHAVREMVATSTRLPPIQRLIEIKSVAEQLHFKISTLLLHGGKLAEAIAWFRQHYASYRKLVGAPEVIFLHWQWLSRQFLVFAELLETSSITAQHVSTLVSEATDRTTQWEFHSAYYFQLAAHYLKEKSSSLELALSMSETSGEIDGNADSVIAASYVGQFAKLLEIGDAVIMQSLSDEDYSRYALAEGKRLQDSYEIIALLKKSFEAYNNDKASRMAAYCGFQMAREYFTVDEYSNAKEVFENVASLYRQEGWVTLLWNVLGYLRDCSKKTALVKDFIEYSLEMAALPVSTNVAGQRDCGPAGPASLAQREIIHNEVFSVIRGETDSASTEENSSLKVTADNPLYLEIDLVSPLRAVLLASVAFHEQVVKPGAETVITLSLLSQLPLNVEIDQLEIQFNQSECNFVIVNAQRSHLAAISCLQPGRRVETAPTLELRTNKWLRLTYDVKPEQSGKLECIYVTARWGQHFTICCRAESPASMSDLPLWKFEDIMQTIPMKDPGLAFSGQKAVQVEEPDPQVDLKLDSSGPALVGESFIVPVIITSKGHSVHSGELKINLVDTRGGGLLSPREAESFSSDNLHVELVGISGRECEDLANSENIQKIQPSFGLISVPFLDEGESWSCKLEIRWNRPKPIMLYVSLGYFPQSPELSSQRAHVHKSLQIEGKTAVVMSHRFMLPFRREPLLLSKTKPASDSDQIPSLPLNETSMLVVSAKNCTEVPLRLLSMSVEAVDASTCDVKTKSKNPEEHVLLVAGEEFKQVFGVTPEVNLPKLNMGIVCLRWRRDHGDGERLTSCSTTSAVVTKHSLPDVNVEQPPLIVSLDCPPHAILGNPFTYSIKITNRTQFLQEVKYSLADSQSFVLSGPHNDTTFILPKSEHILSYKLVPLASGFQQLPKITLTSVRYSAGFQPSVAASTVFVFPSEPHFGLKDIGEMRMESVAAE from the exons ATGATTGCTCTCAGAAAGCGTGCAGAACTTGACTCCAAGTATCTTATCATCTTTGTTCCAAGCGAATCAGAACTTCAACAGTCCCTGATCAG GTTGGGAAACACATTTTCAGAATTAGCTAATTCGTATTACAAGGAGGAAGGAAGAAGAATTAAAGCacgtctcgaaaggaaaaattTCCATTCTGCGGAGCTGAATATTCGATGCTGTTTCAAA GCTGCTGTATATGCAGAATTTTGCAGAGATTGGGTTGAAGCATTACGGCTATACGAGGATGCCTATCATGCAGTGCGAGAG ATGGTTGCAACATCAACTAGATTGCCTCCTATTCAACGGTTGATTGAGATCAAAAGTGTGGCAGAGCAACTGCATTTCAAGATTTCTACATTGTTGCTGCATGGTGGAAAACTTGCTGAAGCAATTGCCTGGTTCCGCCAGCACTATGCTTCTTACAGGAAGCTCGTTGGAGCACCAGAAGTTATTTTCCTTCACTGGCAATGGTTAAGCCGGCAATTTCTAGTATTTGCTGAATTACTAGAGACAAGCTCTATCACTGCTCAGCATGTTTCCACTTTGGTTTCAGAAGCTACTGATAGAACAACTCAGTGGGAATTTCATTCAGCTTATTACTTCCAG CTAGCAGCTCATTACTTGAAGGAAAAGAGTTCTTCCCTCGAACTTGCGCTATCTATGTCTGAAACTTCTGGTGAGATTGATGGGAATGCCGATTCTGTGATAGCTGCTTCTTATGTTGGTCAGTTTGCAAAACTGCTGGAGATTGGAGATGCAGTTATTATGCAATC TCTTAGTGATGAAGATTATTCCCGTTATGCTCTGGCTGAAGGAAAGAGATTGCAGGACTCTTATGAAATTATTGCTCTCcttaaaaaatcttttgaagCATACAACAATGATAAAGCCTCTCGGATGGCTGCCTACTGCGGTTTCCAAATGGCTAGAGAATATTTCACAGTAGATGAATATAGTAATGCAAAAGAAGTTTTTGAGAATGTTGCTAGTCTTTATCGACAGGAGGGCTGGGTTACTCTATTATGGAATGTCTTGGGTTACCTTAGAGACTGCTCAAAGAAAACTGCTCTTGTGAAAGATTTCATTGAGTACTCTCTTGAAATGGCTGCTCTACCAGTATCTACTAATGTTGCTGGTCAAAGAGACTGTGGCCCAGCTGGGCCTGCAAGTCTTGCCCAGAGAGAAATAATACACAATGAAGTGTTTTCTGTAATACGAGGAGAAACAGATAGTGCATCTACTGAAGAAAACAGTAGCCTGAAAGTAACAGCTGATAATCCCCTTTATCTTGAGATTGATCTCGTCAGTCCCCTCAGAGCAGTACTTCTTGCTTCAGTTGCTTTTCATGAACAAGTAGTTAAGCCTGGTGCAGAAACAGTGATTACCCTCTCCCTTCTATCTCAACTACCCCTTAACGTTGAAATTGATCAATTAGAAATCCAATTTAATCAGTCGGAGTGTAACTTTGTCATTGTTAATGCTCAAAGATCCCATTTAGCTGCAATATCCTGTTTGCAGCCTGGTCGTCGAGTGGAGACAGCTCCCACCCTGGAACTTCGCACAAACAAATGGCTGCGGCTCACATACGACGTGAAACCTG AGCAAAGCGGAAAGCTGGAATGCATATATGTAACTGCAAGATGGGGTCAACATTTTACTATCTGTTGCCGAGCTGAAAGTCCTGCCTCCATGAGTGATTTACCCCTCTGGAAATTTGAAGACATAATGCAAACTATACCAATGAAGGATCCTGGTCTGGCTTTCTCTGGTCAGAAGGCTGTCCAAGTTGAAGAACCAGACCCACAAGTGGATCTAAAGTTAGATTCGTCTGGCCCTGCATTGGTCGGAGAGAGTTTTATTGTTCCTGTGATTATCACCTCAAAGGGCCATAGTGTTCACTCTGGTGAATTGAAAATTAACCTTGTTGATACAAGAGGTGGTGGCTTGCTTAGTCCAAGGGAGGCAGAATCATTTTCATCAGATAATCTTCATGTAGAACTTGTTGGAATATCTGGACGAGAATGTGAAGATCTTGCTAATTCAGAGAACATTCAAAAAATCCAGCCCTCTTTTGGATTGATTTCGGTCCCATTTTTGGATGAGGGAGAGTCTTGGTCCTGCAAATTAGAAATTAGATGGAACCGTCCTAAGCCTATCATGCTTTATGTGTCACTGGGTTACTTTCCTCAAAGTCCGGAACTTAGCTCACAGAGAGCTCATGTGCACAAAAGCTTGCAAATTGAAGGTAAGACTGCTGTTGTGATGAGCCATCGCTTTATGTTGCCATTTCGAAGGGAACCACTGCTACTGTCAAAGACCAAACCAGCTTCCGATTCTGACCAAATACCATCTCTGCCTTTGAATGAAACAAGTATGCTAGTTGTTAGTGCTAAGAACTGCACTGAGGTGCCTTTGCGATTGTTGTCCATGTCCGTGGAGGCAGTTGATGCTAGCACCTGTGATGTGAAAACTAAGAGTAAGAACCCAGAAGAACATGTGCTGCTTGTGGCAGGAGAAGAGTTTAAACAGGTTTTTGGTGTCACTCCTGAGGTTAATCTTCCTAAGCTAAACATGGGCATTGTGTGTTTGAGATGGAGAAGGGATCATGGAGATGGAGAAAGATTGACTTCCTGTAGCACAACATCTGCAGTTGTAACGAAACACAGTCTGCCTGATGTAAATGTGGAGCAACCTCCACTGATCGTGAGTCTAGATTGTCCTCCTCATGCTATTCTTGGAAATCCGTTTACATACTCCATCAAAATTACTAACAGAACACAGTTTCTTCAGGAGGTCAAATACTCTTTAGCGGATTCACAGAGTTTTGTTTTATCAGGGCCTCATAATGATACGACTTTTATTTTGCCAAAGTCTGAGCACATACTTAGTTATAAGCTTGTACCGCTTGCCTCAGGTTTTCAGCAGCTTCCTAAAATTACATTGACCTCAGTACGATACTCAGCTGGCTTTCAACCTTCAGTTGCAGCTTCTACGGTGTTTGTATTCCCATCTGAGCCTCATTTTGGGTTGAAGGATATTGGAGAGATGAGAATGGAATCTGTTGCAGCCGAATAG
- the LOC125847663 gene encoding uncharacterized protein LOC125847663 isoform X3, which translates to MAYQMSPGGSSSGGGSGSPFAGRGPYGVGDTTYTKVFVGGLAWETKSESLRSYFEQFGDIIEAVVITDKHTGRSKGYGFVTFHDPEAAWRACTNPNPIIDGRRANCNLASLGRPQGLLPYGRLRSSMTYLGNPQAPRGMYMGSPYYQLPVPYSYQSGFSYPPYRFPAYGPDYVYPQMYGIPNTVGTNTLQFGQLGAPPGSPAYAFRGHLMTGPQMVQYQRPNDSGTTTDNVPLMQLPYHSGA; encoded by the exons ATGGCGTATCAGATGAGTCCAGGTGGGAGTAGTAGTGGTGGGGGGTCGGGTTCACCGTTTGCGGGTCGGGGCCCATATGGGGTTGGGGATACGACGTATACGAAGGTTTTTGTTGGTGGGTTGGCTTGGGAGACTAAGAGTGAATCACTCCGCAGTTATTTTGAACAGTTTGGGGATATTATTGAAGCGGTTGTTATTACTGATAAACATACTGGACGCTCTAAAGGCTATGGCTTT GTTACATTCCATGATCCTGAAGCTGCATGGAGGGCTTGCACCAATCCTAATCCAATCATTGATGGTAGAAGGGCTAATTGCAACTTGGCTTCACTTGGGAGACCTCAAGGACTTTTACCTTATG GACGTTTGAGATCTTCAATGACTTATCTGGGAAATCCACAGGCCCCAAGGGGTATGTATATGGGGAGCCCCTATTACCAGTTACCAGTTCCTTACAGCTATCAGTCTGGATTCTCATATCCTCCATATAG GTTTCCTGCATATGGGCCAGACTATGTTTACCCACAG ATGTATGGGATACCAAATACTGTTGGCACAAACACATTACAATTTGGCCAACTTGGTGCGCCGCCTGGCAGTCCTGCATATGCGTTTCGCGGTCATTTGATGACAGGTCCTCAGATGGTGCAATATCAGAGACCTAATGATAGCGGAACTACGACAGACAATGTTCCTCTGATGCAACTACCATATCATTCAG GTGCTTGA
- the LOC125847663 gene encoding uncharacterized protein LOC125847663 isoform X2, producing MAYQMSPGGSSSGGGSGSPFAGRGPYGVGDTTYTKVFVGGLAWETKSESLRSYFEQFGDIIEAVVITDKHTGRSKGYGFVTFHDPEAAWRACTNPNPIIDGRRANCNLASLGRPQGLLPYGRLRSSMTYLGNPQAPRGMYMGSPYYQLPVPYSYQSGFSYPPYRFPAYGPDYVYPQMYGIPNTVGTNTLQFGQLGAPPGSPAYAFRGHLMTGPQMVQYQRPNDSGTTTDNVPLMQLPYHSGITMPSPRQPQNAVQARPPQFTQSSGSDQMAG from the exons ATGGCGTATCAGATGAGTCCAGGTGGGAGTAGTAGTGGTGGGGGGTCGGGTTCACCGTTTGCGGGTCGGGGCCCATATGGGGTTGGGGATACGACGTATACGAAGGTTTTTGTTGGTGGGTTGGCTTGGGAGACTAAGAGTGAATCACTCCGCAGTTATTTTGAACAGTTTGGGGATATTATTGAAGCGGTTGTTATTACTGATAAACATACTGGACGCTCTAAAGGCTATGGCTTT GTTACATTCCATGATCCTGAAGCTGCATGGAGGGCTTGCACCAATCCTAATCCAATCATTGATGGTAGAAGGGCTAATTGCAACTTGGCTTCACTTGGGAGACCTCAAGGACTTTTACCTTATG GACGTTTGAGATCTTCAATGACTTATCTGGGAAATCCACAGGCCCCAAGGGGTATGTATATGGGGAGCCCCTATTACCAGTTACCAGTTCCTTACAGCTATCAGTCTGGATTCTCATATCCTCCATATAG GTTTCCTGCATATGGGCCAGACTATGTTTACCCACAG ATGTATGGGATACCAAATACTGTTGGCACAAACACATTACAATTTGGCCAACTTGGTGCGCCGCCTGGCAGTCCTGCATATGCGTTTCGCGGTCATTTGATGACAGGTCCTCAGATGGTGCAATATCAGAGACCTAATGATAGCGGAACTACGACAGACAATGTTCCTCTGATGCAACTACCATATCATTCAG GCATCACCATGCCATCTCCTCGTCAGCCGCAGAATGCAGTACAAGCTCGTCCACCACAATTCACTCAGAGCAGTGGCTCTGACCAAATGGCAGGTTGA
- the LOC125847632 gene encoding uncharacterized protein LOC125847632 isoform X1, translating to MEEYPEELRTPPVALVSLVGCPELHASITTHLHSEQPPINALALPDFSKISIFAKPSKDASIPPPPVAGILKKDWLLKHRTRVPAVVAALFNSDHVSGDPAQWLQVCTNLENLKGVLRGRNVKLVVVVVAPSNSKDDLSEDRMIALRKRAELDSKYLIIFVPSESELQQSLIRLGNTFSELANSYYKEEGRRIKARLERKNFHSAELNIRCCFKAAVYAEFCRDWVEALRLYEDAYHAVREMVATSTRLPPIQRLIEIKSVAEQLHFKISTLLLHGGKLAEAIAWFRQHYASYRKLVGAPEVIFLHWQWLSRQFLVFAELLETSSITAQHVSTLVSEATDRTTQWEFHSAYYFQLAAHYLKEKSSSLELALSMSETSGEIDGNADSVIAASYVGQFAKLLEIGDAVIMQSLSDEDYSRYALAEGKRLQDSYEIIALLKKSFEAYNNDKASRMAAYCGFQMAREYFTVDEYSNAKEVFENVASLYRQEGWVTLLWNVLGYLRDCSKKTALVKDFIEYSLEMAALPVSTNVAGQRDCGPAGPASLAQREIIHNEVFSVIRGETDSASTEENSSLKVTADNPLYLEIDLVSPLRAVLLASVAFHEQVVKPGAETVITLSLLSQLPLNVEIDQLEIQFNQSECNFVIVNAQRSHLAAISCLQPGRRVETAPTLELRTNKWLRLTYDVKPEQSGKLECIYVTARWGQHFTICCRAESPASMSDLPLWKFEDIMQTIPMKDPGLAFSGQKAVQVEEPDPQVDLKLDSSGPALVGESFIVPVIITSKGHSVHSGELKINLVDTRGGGLLSPREAESFSSDNLHVELVGISGRECEDLANSENIQKIQPSFGLISVPFLDEGESWSCKLEIRWNRPKPIMLYVSLGYFPQSPELSSQRAHVHKSLQIEGKTAVVMSHRFMLPFRREPLLLSKTKPASDSDQIPSLPLNETSMLVVSAKNCTEVPLRLLSMSVEAVDASTCDVKTKSKNPEEHVLLVAGEEFKQVFGVTPEVNLPKLNMGIVCLRWRRDHGDGERLTSCSTTSAVVTKHSLPDVNVEQPPLIVSLDCPPHAILGNPFTYSIKITNRTQFLQEVKYSLADSQSFVLSGPHNDTTFILPKSEHILSYKLVPLASGFQQLPKITLTSVRYSAGFQPSVAASTVFVFPSEPHFGLKDIGEMRMESVAAE from the exons ATGGAGGAGTATCCAGAAGAACTCCGAACTCCGCCGGTAGCATTAGTATCTCTTGTAGGATGTCCAGAGCTTCACGCTTCAATCACAACTCACCTTCACTCCGAGCAGCCGCCTATTAATGCTCTCGCATTGCCTGATTTCTCCAAGATCTCGATTTTCGCTAAGCCTTCAAAGGACGCTTCTATTCCGCCTCCACCTGTCGCCGGAATCCTAAAGAAAGATTGGCTTCTCAAACATCGGACTAGAGTTCCGGCAGTTGTAGCCGCTCTCTTTAACTCCGATCACGTCTCCGGCGATCCCGCTCAGTGGCTTCAGGTCTGCACCAATCTTGAAAATCTCAA AGGTGTATTACGCGGAAGGAACGTAAAATTGGTCGTGGTGGTTGTTGCTCCATCAAATTCTAAAG ATGATTTAAGTGAAGACCGTATGATTGCTCTCAGAAAGCGTGCAGAACTTGACTCCAAGTATCTTATCATCTTTGTTCCAAGCGAATCAGAACTTCAACAGTCCCTGATCAG GTTGGGAAACACATTTTCAGAATTAGCTAATTCGTATTACAAGGAGGAAGGAAGAAGAATTAAAGCacgtctcgaaaggaaaaattTCCATTCTGCGGAGCTGAATATTCGATGCTGTTTCAAA GCTGCTGTATATGCAGAATTTTGCAGAGATTGGGTTGAAGCATTACGGCTATACGAGGATGCCTATCATGCAGTGCGAGAG ATGGTTGCAACATCAACTAGATTGCCTCCTATTCAACGGTTGATTGAGATCAAAAGTGTGGCAGAGCAACTGCATTTCAAGATTTCTACATTGTTGCTGCATGGTGGAAAACTTGCTGAAGCAATTGCCTGGTTCCGCCAGCACTATGCTTCTTACAGGAAGCTCGTTGGAGCACCAGAAGTTATTTTCCTTCACTGGCAATGGTTAAGCCGGCAATTTCTAGTATTTGCTGAATTACTAGAGACAAGCTCTATCACTGCTCAGCATGTTTCCACTTTGGTTTCAGAAGCTACTGATAGAACAACTCAGTGGGAATTTCATTCAGCTTATTACTTCCAG CTAGCAGCTCATTACTTGAAGGAAAAGAGTTCTTCCCTCGAACTTGCGCTATCTATGTCTGAAACTTCTGGTGAGATTGATGGGAATGCCGATTCTGTGATAGCTGCTTCTTATGTTGGTCAGTTTGCAAAACTGCTGGAGATTGGAGATGCAGTTATTATGCAATC TCTTAGTGATGAAGATTATTCCCGTTATGCTCTGGCTGAAGGAAAGAGATTGCAGGACTCTTATGAAATTATTGCTCTCcttaaaaaatcttttgaagCATACAACAATGATAAAGCCTCTCGGATGGCTGCCTACTGCGGTTTCCAAATGGCTAGAGAATATTTCACAGTAGATGAATATAGTAATGCAAAAGAAGTTTTTGAGAATGTTGCTAGTCTTTATCGACAGGAGGGCTGGGTTACTCTATTATGGAATGTCTTGGGTTACCTTAGAGACTGCTCAAAGAAAACTGCTCTTGTGAAAGATTTCATTGAGTACTCTCTTGAAATGGCTGCTCTACCAGTATCTACTAATGTTGCTGGTCAAAGAGACTGTGGCCCAGCTGGGCCTGCAAGTCTTGCCCAGAGAGAAATAATACACAATGAAGTGTTTTCTGTAATACGAGGAGAAACAGATAGTGCATCTACTGAAGAAAACAGTAGCCTGAAAGTAACAGCTGATAATCCCCTTTATCTTGAGATTGATCTCGTCAGTCCCCTCAGAGCAGTACTTCTTGCTTCAGTTGCTTTTCATGAACAAGTAGTTAAGCCTGGTGCAGAAACAGTGATTACCCTCTCCCTTCTATCTCAACTACCCCTTAACGTTGAAATTGATCAATTAGAAATCCAATTTAATCAGTCGGAGTGTAACTTTGTCATTGTTAATGCTCAAAGATCCCATTTAGCTGCAATATCCTGTTTGCAGCCTGGTCGTCGAGTGGAGACAGCTCCCACCCTGGAACTTCGCACAAACAAATGGCTGCGGCTCACATACGACGTGAAACCTG AGCAAAGCGGAAAGCTGGAATGCATATATGTAACTGCAAGATGGGGTCAACATTTTACTATCTGTTGCCGAGCTGAAAGTCCTGCCTCCATGAGTGATTTACCCCTCTGGAAATTTGAAGACATAATGCAAACTATACCAATGAAGGATCCTGGTCTGGCTTTCTCTGGTCAGAAGGCTGTCCAAGTTGAAGAACCAGACCCACAAGTGGATCTAAAGTTAGATTCGTCTGGCCCTGCATTGGTCGGAGAGAGTTTTATTGTTCCTGTGATTATCACCTCAAAGGGCCATAGTGTTCACTCTGGTGAATTGAAAATTAACCTTGTTGATACAAGAGGTGGTGGCTTGCTTAGTCCAAGGGAGGCAGAATCATTTTCATCAGATAATCTTCATGTAGAACTTGTTGGAATATCTGGACGAGAATGTGAAGATCTTGCTAATTCAGAGAACATTCAAAAAATCCAGCCCTCTTTTGGATTGATTTCGGTCCCATTTTTGGATGAGGGAGAGTCTTGGTCCTGCAAATTAGAAATTAGATGGAACCGTCCTAAGCCTATCATGCTTTATGTGTCACTGGGTTACTTTCCTCAAAGTCCGGAACTTAGCTCACAGAGAGCTCATGTGCACAAAAGCTTGCAAATTGAAGGTAAGACTGCTGTTGTGATGAGCCATCGCTTTATGTTGCCATTTCGAAGGGAACCACTGCTACTGTCAAAGACCAAACCAGCTTCCGATTCTGACCAAATACCATCTCTGCCTTTGAATGAAACAAGTATGCTAGTTGTTAGTGCTAAGAACTGCACTGAGGTGCCTTTGCGATTGTTGTCCATGTCCGTGGAGGCAGTTGATGCTAGCACCTGTGATGTGAAAACTAAGAGTAAGAACCCAGAAGAACATGTGCTGCTTGTGGCAGGAGAAGAGTTTAAACAGGTTTTTGGTGTCACTCCTGAGGTTAATCTTCCTAAGCTAAACATGGGCATTGTGTGTTTGAGATGGAGAAGGGATCATGGAGATGGAGAAAGATTGACTTCCTGTAGCACAACATCTGCAGTTGTAACGAAACACAGTCTGCCTGATGTAAATGTGGAGCAACCTCCACTGATCGTGAGTCTAGATTGTCCTCCTCATGCTATTCTTGGAAATCCGTTTACATACTCCATCAAAATTACTAACAGAACACAGTTTCTTCAGGAGGTCAAATACTCTTTAGCGGATTCACAGAGTTTTGTTTTATCAGGGCCTCATAATGATACGACTTTTATTTTGCCAAAGTCTGAGCACATACTTAGTTATAAGCTTGTACCGCTTGCCTCAGGTTTTCAGCAGCTTCCTAAAATTACATTGACCTCAGTACGATACTCAGCTGGCTTTCAACCTTCAGTTGCAGCTTCTACGGTGTTTGTATTCCCATCTGAGCCTCATTTTGGGTTGAAGGATATTGGAGAGATGAGAATGGAATCTGTTGCAGCCGAATAG
- the LOC125847663 gene encoding uncharacterized protein LOC125847663 isoform X1, translating to MAYQMSPGGSSSGGGSGSPFAGRGPYGVGDTTYTKVFVGGLAWETKSESLRSYFEQFGDIIEAVVITDKHTGRSKGYGFVTFHDPEAAWRACTNPNPIIDGRRANCNLASLGRPQGLLPYGRLRSSMTYLGNPQAPRGMYMGSPYYQLPVPYSYQSGFSYPPYRFPAYGPDYVYPQMYGIPNTVGTNTLQFGQLGAPPGSPAYAFRGHLMTGPQMVQYQRPNDSGTTTDNVPLMQLPYHSVKVLDYPISSGITMPSPRQPQNAVQARPPQFTQSSGSDQMAG from the exons ATGGCGTATCAGATGAGTCCAGGTGGGAGTAGTAGTGGTGGGGGGTCGGGTTCACCGTTTGCGGGTCGGGGCCCATATGGGGTTGGGGATACGACGTATACGAAGGTTTTTGTTGGTGGGTTGGCTTGGGAGACTAAGAGTGAATCACTCCGCAGTTATTTTGAACAGTTTGGGGATATTATTGAAGCGGTTGTTATTACTGATAAACATACTGGACGCTCTAAAGGCTATGGCTTT GTTACATTCCATGATCCTGAAGCTGCATGGAGGGCTTGCACCAATCCTAATCCAATCATTGATGGTAGAAGGGCTAATTGCAACTTGGCTTCACTTGGGAGACCTCAAGGACTTTTACCTTATG GACGTTTGAGATCTTCAATGACTTATCTGGGAAATCCACAGGCCCCAAGGGGTATGTATATGGGGAGCCCCTATTACCAGTTACCAGTTCCTTACAGCTATCAGTCTGGATTCTCATATCCTCCATATAG GTTTCCTGCATATGGGCCAGACTATGTTTACCCACAG ATGTATGGGATACCAAATACTGTTGGCACAAACACATTACAATTTGGCCAACTTGGTGCGCCGCCTGGCAGTCCTGCATATGCGTTTCGCGGTCATTTGATGACAGGTCCTCAGATGGTGCAATATCAGAGACCTAATGATAGCGGAACTACGACAGACAATGTTCCTCTGATGCAACTACCATATCATTCAG TGAAGGTGCTTGATTACCCCATTTCTTCAGGCATCACCATGCCATCTCCTCGTCAGCCGCAGAATGCAGTACAAGCTCGTCCACCACAATTCACTCAGAGCAGTGGCTCTGACCAAATGGCAGGTTGA